A window of Citrus sinensis cultivar Valencia sweet orange chromosome 7, DVS_A1.0, whole genome shotgun sequence contains these coding sequences:
- the LOC102609520 gene encoding uncharacterized protein LOC102609520, whose translation MESSSRYSGALTLHSHKSAPMKQNKSGYEPSDTETEWQESPWHDHNAKNGGDLADDSNLPRNISTSLSTSSARHALKIDKDDRFGSPPKFSSPARRRQSSKSPYKPRTYYSVSNLSSMPRNNVSPSSKSERRRHLSPYKPAVGNTLDDVHETPIRLSEKPNYNRRAMTAPKLRPVLRDKEQENNHAIVGQKERITSASSLPRNPIRRQREVVSKFEAPTIGELNEMVASAKMFQGPITTTNAALRFESTDSIGDIFFSRDGFAKNGGVQADVHPRPVIFPQRNSSSHHESRSNSGLGIDQTPQRPSLPIPPITPANLIVSRQSSNGKFSSEGSKTSYASVKSSTSSTKFANNRRKTGQADAWFSCMKKGSCRKSKSSPEKRAFDETSFIQKAVVIEKLRPFWADKHQPSSLNGFICHKHEAQLLKELVVDGNCPHILIKGQSGSGKRALAMALLHEIYGDACWNISHDLRYFPVQEKWPTQVLVPVASSAHHVELNVNLQANAKYALMGLVKEIRDNLAITPEVSNASCKTDHKVIVIYEVDKAAEHIQYLIKWIMDGYTDSCKLILCCEDDVDIIESVKTHCKVIKVDPPVTHEIMEVLIQIARKEDFDLSMTFAAKIATKAKQNLRKAIMALEACKALNYPFADDQPIPLGWEEVLIELAAEILADPSPKRLVMVRGKIQKLLAEFVHPKLILLKLVEQFLKSVEASLKREIYYWHAYYDKRLPAGTSALLKLEEFVAKFMSIYRDSCVNRQFV comes from the exons ATGGAGAGTTCATCAAGATATAGCGGGGCTCTTACTCTTCATTCTCATAAATCTGCCccaatgaaacaaaataagagCGGATATGAACCGTCTGATACGGAGACAGAGTGGCAAGAAAGTCCCTGGCATGATCACAATGCAAAGAACGGAGGAGACCTCGCTGATGATTCTAATTTACCAAGAAACATCTCCACCAGCTTGAGTACTTCTTCTGCGAGACATGCTTTGAAGATTGACAAAGATGACAGATTTGGTTCTCCTCCTAAATTCAGCAGCCCGGCTAGAAGGAGACAGAGCAGCAAGTCTCCTTATAAACCAAGAACTTATTATAGTGTTAGTAACCTTTCTTCTATGCCCAGAAATAATGTTAGTCCTTCCTCAAAATCTGAGCGTCGAAGACATTTATCTCCTTATAAACCAGCTGTTGGTAACACTCTGGATGACGTTCATGAGACGCCAATTAGATTGAGTGAGAAACCAAATTATAATCGTAGAGCAATGACTGCACCAAAACTGAGACCAGTATTAAGAGATAAAGaacaagagaacaatcatgcGATTGTAGGGCAGAAAGAGAGGATAAcatctgcatcatcattgCCAAGGAACCCGATTCGGAGACAGAGAGAAGTAGTTTCAAAATTCGAAGCACCAACAATTGGCGAACTCAATGAAATGGTTGCCAGTGCAAAGATGTTTCAAGGTCCTATAACTACTACTAATGCTGCACTAAGATTTGAAAGCACAGACTCAATTGGGGACATCTTCTTTTCCCGTGATGGTTTTGCAAAGAATGGAGGGGTTCAAGCTGATGTGCATCCAAGGCCAGTGATTTTTCCACAAAGAAACTCTTCTTCTCACCATGAAAGTAGATCAAATAGTGGTCTTGGTATCGATCAAACTCCTCAAAGACCTTCACTGCCAATACCACCTATTACACCTGCCAACTTAATTGTCAGCAGACAGAGTAGTAATGGCAAGTTTAGCTCCGAGGGTAGCAAGACAAGTTATGCTAGTGTTAAATCAAGCACAAGCTCCACAAAGTTTGCAAATAACAGGCGGAAGACTGGCCAAGCGGATGCATGGTTTTCTTGTATGAAGAAAGGGTCGTgcagaaaatcaaaatcatctcCTGAGAAGAGGGCATTTGATGAAACTTCATTTATTCAGAAAGCAGTTGTGATTGAAAAGTTGAGACCATTTTGGGCTGACAAGCATCAACCTAGTTCTTTGAATGGATTCATATGCCACAAACATGAAGCTCAGCTTCTCAAGGAACTT gtTGTGGATGGAAACTGTCCTCATATCTTGATCAAGGGACAATCTGGTTCTGGTAAAAGAGCACTGGCCATGGCCCTGCTCCACGAAATATATGGTGACGCATGTTGGAAT aTATCTCATGATTTAAGATACTTCCCAGTTCAG GAAAAATGGCCAACGCAAGTATTGGTCCCAGTAGCATCCAGTGCTCACCATGTGGAGCTCAACGTTAATTTGCAAGCGAATGCTAAATATGCATTAATGGGTTTAGTCAAAGAAATAAGAGACAACCTTGCTATTACCCCTGAAGTCAGCAATGCAAGTTGCAAGACCGATCATAAAG TGATAGTTATTTATGAAGTCGACAAAGCAGCAGAGCACATTCAGTACCTGATAAAATGGATTATGGACGGCTACACAGATTCTTGTAAACTCATACTCTGCTGTGAAGATGATGTAGACATCATAGAATCAGTGAAAACCCACTGCAAAGTTATCAAGGTTGATCCTCCTGTTACCCATGAA ATAATGGAAGTTCTTATTCAGATAGCAAGGAAAGAGGACTTTGATCTATCAATGACCTTTGCTGCTAAGATTGCTACCAAAGCGAAGCAGAACCTGAGGAAAGCCATCATGGCTCTAGAAGCCTGCAAAGCACTCAA CTATCCTTTTGCCGATGACCAACCAATTCCTCTTGGATGGGAAGAAGTGTTAATAGAATTGGCTGCAGAAATACTGGCTGATCCATCACCTAAGAG ACTAGTTATGGTCCGAGGAAAGATTCAGAAGCTTCTTGCGGAGTTTGTTCACCCAAAACTGATTCTCTTG AAGCTAGTGGAACAATTCCTTAAGAGCGTTGAGGCTAGCTTGAAAAGGGAAATTTATTACTGGCATGCTTATTAC GATAAGAGGCTCCCAGCTGGAACAAGCGCTTTACTGAAACTGGAAG AATTTGTGGCCAAATTCATGAGCATATACAGAGACAGTTGCGTTAATCGCCAATTTGTGTAA
- the LOC102609047 gene encoding pheophytinase, chloroplastic isoform X1, which produces MTLCSRRFRMSCSFAASPLARREFLNPVCGSSRFISPGRIYQPGSKCEISRRAFVFRGIVASGASVIGSSLVTEPSQGMERLPFKPEGYNFWTWRGHKIHYVVQGEGSPVVLIHGFGASAFHWRYNIPELAKRYKVYAVDLLGFGWSEKAIIEYDAMVWKDQIVDFLKEIVKEPAVLVGNSLGGFAALVAAVGLPDQVTGVALLNSAGQFGDGRKGSNQSEESTLQKVFLKPLKEIFQRIVLGFLFWQAKQPARIVSVLKSVYINSSNVDDYLVESITRPAADPNAAEVYYRLMTRFMLNQSKYTLDSVLSKLSCPLLLLWGDLDPWVGSAKATRIKEFYPNTTLVNFQAGHCPHDEVPELVNKALMDWLSTVKPQASLQVL; this is translated from the exons ATGACACTCTGCTCCCGAAGATTTAGAATGTCTTGTTCGTTCGCTGCATCACCTTTAGCTAGGAGAGAATTCTTAAACCCGGTCTGTGGCAGCAGCAGGTTCATTTCACCTGGGAGAATTTATCAGCCTG GAAGCAAATGTGAAATAAGCAGGAGGGCTTTTGTTTTCAGAGGAATTGTGGCTTCTGGTGCTTCGGTCATTGGATCTTCTTTGGTTACTGAACCTTCGCAAG GGATGGAGAGGTTACCATTCAAGCCGGAAGGCTATAATTTCTGGACATGGCGGGGTCACAAAATACATTATGTAGTTCAAGGAGAAGGGTCTCCTGTTGTTCTTATTCATGGTTTTGGTGCCTCTGCATTTCATTGGAG GTACAATATACCTGAATTAGCTAAAAGGTACAAGGTTTATGCCGTAGATTTGCTAGGTTTTGGGTGGAGTGAGAAAGCAATTATTGAATACGATGCTATGGTATGGAAAGATCAAATAGTGGATTTCTTGAAGGAAATAGTGAAAGAGCCTGCTGTTTTGGTTGGAAACAG TCTTGGAGGGTTTGCTGCTCTAGTTGCAGCAGTAGGCTTGCCTGATCAAGTTACTGGTGTTGCCCTTCTAAATTCTGCTGGACAGTTTGGAGATGGAAGAAAAGGAAGTAATCAGTCAGAAGAATCAACCTTACAGAAAGTTTTCCTAAAGCCTCTGAAGGAAATTTTTCAGCGTATAGTTCTTGGATTTTTGTTTTGGCAAGCAAAGCAACCAGCTCGCATTGTTTCTGTCTTAAAGAGT GTATATATAAATTCCTCTAATGTGGATGACTATCTAGTGGAATCAATAACAAGGCCAGCAGCAGACCCCAATGCGGCAGAAGTTTACTACAG ATTAATGACGAGATTCATGTTGAATCAAAGCAAATACACTCTAGACAGTGTCCTAAGCAAGTTATCTTGCCCATTGTTGTTGCTCTGGGGTGACTTAGATCCATGGGTAGGTTCTGCCAAGGCTACCAGAATCAAAGAATTTTATCCAAATACGACGCTGGTAAACTTTCAAGCTGGACACTGCCCTCATGATGAAGTACCGGAGCTTGTCAATAAAGCTTTAATGGACTGGTTATCAACTGTAAAGCCACAAGCATCTCTTCAAGTACTGTAA
- the LOC102609047 gene encoding pheophytinase, chloroplastic isoform X2, producing the protein MERLPFKPEGYNFWTWRGHKIHYVVQGEGSPVVLIHGFGASAFHWRYNIPELAKRYKVYAVDLLGFGWSEKAIIEYDAMVWKDQIVDFLKEIVKEPAVLVGNSLGGFAALVAAVGLPDQVTGVALLNSAGQFGDGRKGSNQSEESTLQKVFLKPLKEIFQRIVLGFLFWQAKQPARIVSVLKSVYINSSNVDDYLVESITRPAADPNAAEVYYRLMTRFMLNQSKYTLDSVLSKLSCPLLLLWGDLDPWVGSAKATRIKEFYPNTTLVNFQAGHCPHDEVPELVNKALMDWLSTVKPQASLQVL; encoded by the exons ATGGAGAGGTTACCATTCAAGCCGGAAGGCTATAATTTCTGGACATGGCGGGGTCACAAAATACATTATGTAGTTCAAGGAGAAGGGTCTCCTGTTGTTCTTATTCATGGTTTTGGTGCCTCTGCATTTCATTGGAG GTACAATATACCTGAATTAGCTAAAAGGTACAAGGTTTATGCCGTAGATTTGCTAGGTTTTGGGTGGAGTGAGAAAGCAATTATTGAATACGATGCTATGGTATGGAAAGATCAAATAGTGGATTTCTTGAAGGAAATAGTGAAAGAGCCTGCTGTTTTGGTTGGAAACAG TCTTGGAGGGTTTGCTGCTCTAGTTGCAGCAGTAGGCTTGCCTGATCAAGTTACTGGTGTTGCCCTTCTAAATTCTGCTGGACAGTTTGGAGATGGAAGAAAAGGAAGTAATCAGTCAGAAGAATCAACCTTACAGAAAGTTTTCCTAAAGCCTCTGAAGGAAATTTTTCAGCGTATAGTTCTTGGATTTTTGTTTTGGCAAGCAAAGCAACCAGCTCGCATTGTTTCTGTCTTAAAGAGT GTATATATAAATTCCTCTAATGTGGATGACTATCTAGTGGAATCAATAACAAGGCCAGCAGCAGACCCCAATGCGGCAGAAGTTTACTACAG ATTAATGACGAGATTCATGTTGAATCAAAGCAAATACACTCTAGACAGTGTCCTAAGCAAGTTATCTTGCCCATTGTTGTTGCTCTGGGGTGACTTAGATCCATGGGTAGGTTCTGCCAAGGCTACCAGAATCAAAGAATTTTATCCAAATACGACGCTGGTAAACTTTCAAGCTGGACACTGCCCTCATGATGAAGTACCGGAGCTTGTCAATAAAGCTTTAATGGACTGGTTATCAACTGTAAAGCCACAAGCATCTCTTCAAGTACTGTAA